The following are encoded together in the Vidua macroura isolate BioBank_ID:100142 chromosome 6, ASM2450914v1, whole genome shotgun sequence genome:
- the SOCS4 gene encoding suppressor of cytokine signaling 4 — protein sequence MAENKDSSAKSADVRPKSSRSRSADRKDGYVWSGKKLSWSKKSEHCPDAEPASAAGRSGTNLRSQERKYSCSSIELDLDRSCGHRFLGRSLKQKLQDAVGQCFPIKNCSSRHASGLPSKRKIHISELMLDKCPFPPRSELAFRWHLIKRHTAPISPKAEEWIIADLSQHEEREDQLRDEEIANGGMDSPSQSCDFTDSSSCRGDPRPELMTGKVARSSRDESDMDSDDEVITLCTSSRKRNKPKWETDDELLRMETPPKYHTQIDYVHCLVPDLLQINNNPCYWGVMDKYAAEALLEGKPEGTFLLRDSAQEDYLFSVSFRRYSRSLHARIEQWNHNFSFDAHDPCVFHSPDITGLLEHYKDPSSCMFFEPLLSTPLNRTFPFSLQHICRTVICNCTTYDGIDALPIPPSVKLYLKEYHYKSKVRVLRIDVPEQQS from the coding sequence ATGGCAGAAAACAAGGACAGCAGTGCGAAAAGCGCAGATGTGAGGCCCAAAAGCAGCCGGAGCAGGAGTGCAGACAGAAAGGATGGGTATGTCTGGAGTGGGAAGAAGCTCTCCTGGTCCAAGAAAAGCGAGCATTGTCCTGATGCCGAACCagcaagtgctgcaggaaggtCGGGGACTAATTTAAGGAGCCAAGAGAGGAAATACAGCTGCTCGTCCATCGAGCTGGATCTAGACCGGTCCTGTGGCCACAGGTTTTTGGGCCGGTCTCTCAAACAGAagctgcaggatgctgtgggTCAGTGCTTTCCCATAAAGAACTGCAGCAGCCGGCACGCCTCGGGACTGCCATCCAAAAGGAAGATCCATATCAGTGAGCTGATGCTGGATAAGTGTCCTTTCCCTCCGCGCTCAGAGCTGGCTTTCCGGTGGCACTTGATCAAAAGGCACACGGCCCCTATAAGTCCAAAGGCAGAAGAATGGATAATTGCTGATTTATCCCAGCACGAGGAAAGGGAGGATCAGCTGCGAGACGAGGAGATTGCCAATGGGGGGATGGACTCTCCCTCCCAGTCCTGTGACTTCACTGACAGCAGTTCCTGCCGGGGTGACCCGAGGCCTGAGCTGATGACAGGTAAGGTGGCAAGGAGCAGTAGGGATGAGAGCGACATGGACTCCGATGATGAAGTCATAACTCTGTGCACAAGTTCTCGAAAACGAAACAAGCCCAAGTGGGAAACGGATGACGAGCTGCTACGGATGGAAACGCCCCCGAAATACCACACCCAGATTGATTATGTCCACTGCCTAGTGCCAGACCTCCTCCAGATCAATAACAATCCCTGCTACTGGGGAGTCATGGATAAATACGCAGCTGAGGCGCTGCTGGAAGGGAAGCCAGAGGGAACGTTTCTGTTGAGAGACTCTGCCCAGGAGGACTATTTGTTTTCCGTGAGCTTCAGGCGCTACAGTCGCTCCCTCCACGCCCGGATAGAGCAGTGGAATCACAACTTCAGCTTCGATGCCCATGATCCCTGTGTCTTCCATTCTCCTGACATCACGGGACTCCTAGAACACTACAAAGATCCAAGTTCCTGTATGTTCTTTGAACCACTTTTATCCACTCCCCTGAACAGgacctttcccttctctctccagCATATATGTAGAACAGTCATTTGCAACTGTACAACTTATGATGGTATCGATGCACTTCCCATTCCTCCCTCGGTGAAGCTGTATCTGAAGGAATATCATTATAAGTCAAAAGTTAGAGTGCTCAGGATTGATGTACCAGAGCAGCAaagctag